The following are encoded together in the Pelagicoccus enzymogenes genome:
- a CDS encoding lysophospholipid acyltransferase family protein, protein MNFFVAKLRQLGRLLGLVGVFAIAGLDFLFRVGRKPSRPERSAWLQRNAARMLKLMGFRVSVVGPVPAGGFIAPNHLSYMDIIVLASVTPQVFLSKVEVDSWPVVGSYCRMAGTLYIDRRRRSDVATKEASFSEVIEAGLNMTFFLEGTSTDGRAVLPYRASLLQPLVDNDWPITPAYLKYECEQGDVAQDVCWWGDMGFASHLLRLCKVKSVRATIVFGNQRRPGNDRKALAKELYEEVLGLSEKYRC, encoded by the coding sequence GTGAATTTTTTCGTAGCTAAGCTCCGTCAGCTAGGCCGACTTTTGGGTCTCGTCGGCGTATTCGCGATTGCCGGACTGGACTTTCTCTTTCGTGTTGGCCGAAAGCCGAGTCGGCCGGAGCGTTCAGCTTGGTTGCAGCGCAATGCGGCTCGCATGTTGAAGCTGATGGGCTTTCGCGTTTCGGTGGTAGGCCCGGTCCCCGCTGGCGGATTCATTGCTCCCAATCACCTCAGCTACATGGATATCATCGTCTTGGCTTCTGTGACTCCTCAGGTGTTCTTGTCGAAGGTGGAGGTTGATTCTTGGCCGGTGGTAGGCTCCTATTGCCGCATGGCGGGGACGCTGTACATCGATCGCAGGCGCCGATCGGACGTGGCGACAAAGGAAGCTAGCTTTTCCGAGGTGATCGAGGCAGGTTTGAACATGACATTCTTTCTGGAGGGCACTTCCACGGACGGTCGAGCTGTGCTGCCTTATCGAGCCTCCCTCTTGCAACCGCTTGTCGACAACGATTGGCCAATCACTCCGGCGTATTTGAAATATGAATGCGAGCAAGGCGACGTGGCTCAAGACGTTTGCTGGTGGGGCGACATGGGCTTTGCCTCTCACCTGCTTCGCCTTTGCAAGGTTAAGTCCGTTCGAGCTACGATTGTATTCGGAAACCAACGACGGCCCGGTAATGATCGCAAGGCCCTCGCCAAGGAATTGTACGAGGAGGTTCTAGGCTTGAGCGAGAAGTATCGCTGCTAG
- a CDS encoding PspA/IM30 family protein: MRKLKIWTASIVSGFDSVISKVENHESLVASSIQELQTAAAHATVKLGRLKQEIRRMKDKRCQLEQSRERWKERALALRESDKAKAIECLRRGKSVESEIAQLEKEIPSHNQLADSIEADLRKLQNKIDELKLRKRAFSTRASRAKAMKICQDYSATSGEQLEDTFERWELKLAESEIASSACTDSLEDEFLREEEFAALEEELEQLEPSLENKTAHQA, translated from the coding sequence ATGAGAAAACTCAAGATCTGGACCGCCAGTATCGTCTCCGGCTTCGACTCTGTCATCAGCAAGGTCGAGAACCACGAATCCTTGGTGGCAAGCTCCATACAGGAACTGCAAACCGCCGCCGCCCACGCCACGGTAAAGCTTGGCCGCCTGAAGCAGGAAATCCGACGGATGAAGGACAAACGCTGCCAGTTGGAGCAGAGCCGCGAACGCTGGAAGGAACGAGCCCTCGCCCTCCGCGAAAGCGACAAAGCGAAAGCCATCGAGTGCCTGCGCCGCGGCAAAAGCGTCGAATCGGAAATCGCTCAGCTGGAAAAAGAAATCCCCAGCCACAACCAACTCGCCGACAGCATCGAAGCTGACCTGCGAAAGCTGCAGAACAAGATCGACGAGCTCAAGCTGCGCAAGCGCGCCTTCAGCACCAGGGCCAGCCGTGCCAAGGCCATGAAGATTTGCCAAGACTACTCGGCCACCTCCGGCGAGCAATTGGAAGACACCTTCGAACGCTGGGAACTGAAGCTCGCCGAATCAGAAATCGCATCCAGCGCCTGCACCGACTCGCTCGAGGACGAATTTCTTCGCGAGGAGGAATTCGCCGCCCTCGAAGAGGAACTCGAGCAACTCGAGCCCTCCCTTGAGAACAAAACAGCTCACCAAGCATAA
- a CDS encoding aldo/keto reductase, with translation MDTPRPINRRHFLKTSSLLTAGLIGAQLPLRAESSDALGYVLPKRPLGKTGLDVTLFCIGGAHIGSHSEKSAAARIEAAIEGGCRFFETAQGYQKGRSEERFGKFLTPKYREHITLMTKTTAEDGATARRHLDESLSRMKTDYLDIYLMRWIKSEEDAENRIKNGVYDFLLEAKAAGKIKHIGFSGHTHPDANIHMMRRGLPELEVVLMPINVVDTGYHSFINHALPVALEKELGVIAMKTMAGGSFFGGAAPWGRNAGEDRQAIVPEKLTPKEAHHYALSFPIASLTSGTATVEQVKENIASARSFAKLDEVQRQEISQRVATIAATGSLEHYKGY, from the coding sequence ATGGATACCCCCCGTCCAATAAACCGCCGCCATTTCCTGAAAACCTCGAGCTTGCTGACGGCAGGCTTGATCGGAGCCCAGCTTCCGCTTCGAGCCGAAAGCTCAGACGCTCTCGGCTACGTGCTCCCCAAACGCCCCCTGGGCAAGACGGGCCTCGACGTGACGCTCTTCTGCATCGGCGGCGCCCACATCGGATCACACTCGGAAAAGTCTGCAGCAGCTCGTATCGAAGCGGCGATCGAGGGGGGCTGCCGCTTCTTCGAAACTGCCCAAGGCTACCAGAAAGGCCGTAGCGAGGAGCGTTTCGGCAAGTTTCTCACCCCGAAGTACAGGGAGCATATCACCCTGATGACCAAGACGACTGCCGAAGACGGAGCAACCGCCCGCCGACACCTCGACGAATCTCTCAGCCGCATGAAGACGGACTACTTGGACATCTATCTCATGCGTTGGATCAAGTCGGAAGAGGACGCAGAAAACCGTATCAAGAACGGAGTCTACGACTTCTTGCTCGAGGCCAAGGCCGCTGGAAAGATCAAGCATATCGGCTTCAGCGGCCACACCCACCCGGATGCCAACATCCATATGATGCGACGCGGCCTGCCAGAGCTCGAGGTCGTGCTCATGCCAATCAATGTCGTCGATACCGGCTACCACAGCTTCATCAACCATGCCCTGCCGGTCGCTCTCGAAAAGGAGCTCGGCGTAATCGCCATGAAAACAATGGCCGGCGGGTCCTTCTTTGGCGGAGCCGCTCCCTGGGGACGCAACGCCGGAGAAGACCGCCAAGCCATCGTTCCCGAAAAGCTCACGCCCAAGGAGGCTCACCACTACGCTCTTTCCTTCCCCATCGCCTCCCTTACCAGCGGCACCGCCACCGTCGAACAGGTAAAGGAAAACATCGCCAGCGCCCGTAGCTTCGCGAAACTCGACGAAGTCCAACGCCAAGAAATAAGCCAACGCGTCGCCACCATCGCAGCTACTGGTTCACTGGAGCACTACAAAGGCTACTAG
- a CDS encoding GNAT family N-acetyltransferase: MPISANDRRKRVERFIPPSPTSAYKVRISGSDLDIAQAQRLRYRVFNLELGEGLAASEATGKDADPFDLVCDHLLVEHVVSGEIIGTYRLQTGESALANIGYYSEQEFDFAPYESIRSETIELGRACIAKEHRNMVVLGLLWKGIAQYAKLCGARYLIGCSSITSTNPLEGQAAFRKLSRYLVAPEFLTKATEKYDCSATGEDESEIIALSRTVDIPRLMRAYLTLGARICGEPALDREFKTIDFLTLLDLRSLGPRAMSKFLG, encoded by the coding sequence ATGCCCATCAGCGCCAACGATAGGAGAAAGCGGGTCGAACGCTTCATACCTCCGTCACCGACCTCTGCTTACAAAGTCCGCATCTCCGGCAGCGACCTCGACATCGCCCAGGCTCAGCGACTTCGCTACCGCGTTTTCAACCTAGAGCTAGGCGAAGGCCTTGCAGCGTCTGAGGCGACCGGTAAGGACGCGGATCCCTTTGACTTGGTGTGCGACCATCTGCTGGTCGAGCACGTCGTTTCAGGTGAGATCATTGGCACCTATCGTTTGCAGACAGGCGAGTCCGCTTTGGCCAACATCGGCTACTACAGCGAGCAAGAGTTCGATTTCGCTCCTTACGAATCGATCCGGTCGGAGACGATCGAGCTGGGGCGGGCTTGCATCGCCAAGGAGCACCGCAACATGGTGGTGCTTGGCTTGCTTTGGAAGGGGATCGCCCAATACGCGAAGCTTTGCGGAGCCCGTTACCTGATCGGCTGCAGCTCCATTACCTCTACCAATCCTTTGGAAGGGCAGGCAGCGTTTCGGAAGCTGTCCCGCTACTTGGTCGCTCCTGAATTCCTGACGAAGGCCACGGAGAAGTACGACTGCAGCGCAACCGGCGAGGACGAGTCTGAAATCATTGCCCTGTCCCGCACGGTGGACATCCCGCGCCTGATGCGAGCCTACTTGACTCTAGGGGCGCGGATTTGCGGAGAGCCGGCGCTTGATCGGGAGTTCAAGACGATCGATTTCCTGACCTTGCTCGACCTGCGATCGCTGGGCCCGCGAGCCATGTCCAAGTTTTTGGGCTAG
- a CDS encoding M48 family metallopeptidase: MNLTSDTKVAEMTIAAFEDMKRQMPISTHAAYNEMLQSVGNRISQQVFWDMPLAEWEFVVFDQNEVNAFAMPGGKVGIFTGLFQIVKTEDELASVVAHEIAHVTARHTHERISQQMVIGAGGQLVGIAAAVTGAGVAGLGGGSYINMTPMIMGLYGIGTGQAAQAWDQKKEAEADHIGIMYMAKAGYDPNAAITVMERMVELEGGMGGNNYNSTHPSSMDRLNALHSYLEDALAEYEKSKEFFY; the protein is encoded by the coding sequence ATGAATCTCACGTCCGACACGAAGGTGGCGGAGATGACGATCGCCGCTTTCGAAGACATGAAGCGGCAAATGCCGATCTCTACCCATGCTGCCTACAACGAGATGTTGCAGTCGGTGGGCAATCGGATTTCCCAGCAAGTGTTTTGGGACATGCCATTGGCGGAGTGGGAATTCGTAGTGTTCGACCAAAACGAAGTGAATGCCTTTGCCATGCCGGGCGGCAAAGTCGGCATCTTCACGGGGCTTTTTCAAATCGTGAAGACGGAGGATGAGCTTGCTTCGGTAGTGGCTCACGAGATCGCTCACGTGACCGCGCGGCACACGCACGAACGCATTTCGCAGCAGATGGTAATCGGCGCCGGCGGGCAGCTCGTGGGAATCGCAGCCGCGGTGACGGGAGCGGGCGTGGCCGGTCTAGGGGGCGGTTCCTACATCAACATGACGCCCATGATCATGGGACTCTACGGCATTGGCACGGGGCAAGCAGCTCAAGCCTGGGACCAGAAGAAAGAGGCGGAGGCCGACCACATCGGTATCATGTACATGGCAAAAGCCGGATACGATCCGAACGCGGCGATCACCGTGATGGAGCGCATGGTCGAGCTGGAAGGAGGAATGGGGGGCAACAACTACAATTCCACCCACCCATCCTCCATGGATCGCCTCAACGCCCTGCATAGCTACTTGGAAGACGCGCTCGCGGAGTACGAGAAGTCGAAAGAATTCTTTTACTGA